A stretch of Pyrenophora tritici-repentis strain M4 chromosome 7, whole genome shotgun sequence DNA encodes these proteins:
- a CDS encoding Dimer-Tnp-hAT domain containing protein, with product MSTPSNSGLRRLVECDKRNSPLPSLSNAPTVGDTASEAQADEPLARVPYLERRQVERNSRGGPKSWIYRHGWAVWHRKYKKNYWLCRYCHQRRKQEACYEADSTTNAGRHLSSNKPGHSHGPNGPVPIASREGNIMGALAKSQVYIMRSKGIEVSQEVANEIAASFSTSRFQDALKDWVVADNQSLRVIETPQFRAMIAAVSPLAEALLWPVANYLREARSLIHVSFDNWTSTGGQYAFTGLCVHYLNSEGKLVDHLLGLPELHGAHTGNNIAAAATTILRLFGVDNARVGYFVLDNASNNDTAVESLAEEFGFIASERRLRCCCHILNLSAQLVIWGKDRSAYENEAAHLEEEEKYMDEWRKYGPVGVLFDVIASICTPQTRQLLERLQCEEAESLGVTPHIRQLVKPVKTRWNSYFNTFVRAAELHGPIDGYIECKLEEHSAATATSRRRKNREQLPAAQPRLYIREGGLSGKDWATITEYIRLLEPFAEATRLLEGRGRHGRHGAIWEVLVTFEWLLDQLEALKDRLKDVNYEDLDAPEDHLITNVNLAHCKLAEYYAKFDNAPVYYTATILHPHYKHHLSALWKVPDTHVTARDGVHYRDGWLDNNHRAFLRMWQGRKDSAATSAHTVTPPRKKPRLGISTSRSAFLQSSIEQSTRQLEASLAEDEYEIWKRQPALAEEDWLSLNPLLYWESVAGQFPILSKFAIDVLTIPAAAADCERTFSELGDMLGTRRLHMKPELISALQSLKSWKRLGIQPTTTSASGLARTLSEEEISKVQEHLSQFDVR from the exons atgtctactccctctaattcaggccttcgccgccttgtagaatgcgacaagcgcaattctcctctaccatcgctatcaaatgcgcctactgttggcgatactgcgagcgaggcccaggctgatgagcccttggca cgtgtgccgtatcttgagcggcgccaggttgagcgtaatagtcgcggtgggccaaaaagctggatctaccgccacggctgggccgtctggcaccgcaagtacaagaaaaactactggctttgccggtactgccatcaacgacggaagcaggaggcttgctacgaggctgacagcactacaaacgccggccgacacctctcaagcaacaagcctggacactcacacggacctaacggacctgtaccaattgctagccgggagggcaatattatgggcgcgctcgcaaagtcccaagtatatattatgaggtctaaagggatagaagtatcgcaagaggtagcaaacgagatagcagcaagcttttcaacctctcgatttcaggacgcgctgaaggactgggtagtcgcggacaaccagagccttcgcgtaatagaaacgccgcagtttcgagccatgattgcggccgtgagcccgctagccgaagctctcctttggc ctgttgccaactaccttcgcgaagcccggtcgcttatacacgtgtcattcgacaactggacttcaactggtgggcagtatgcttttactggcctctgcgtacattaccttaacagcgagggcaagctagttgaccacctgcttgggttgcctgagctacacggggcgcacactggcaataatattgccgctgcagcaacaacaatacttcggctatttggcgttgacaacgcgagggttgggtactttgtgcttgacaacgcaagtaacaatgatactgcagttgagtccttagcagaggagtttggctttatcgcaagcgagcggcggctgcggtgctgctgccatatactcaacctaagcgcacaattagtaatttggggcaaagaccgtagcgcgtacgagaatgaagccgcacaccttgaggaagaggagaagtacatggatgagtggcgcaaatacggtcctgttggcgtcctctttgacgtgattgcgtctatctgtacgcctcaaactcgacaactactagagcgcctacagtgcgaggaggcagagtctctaggtgttacaccccacatccggcagcttgtgaagcctgttaagacacgctggaatagctatttcaacacgtttgtccgtgcagctgagctacacggccctatcgatggctatattgagtgtaaacttgaggagcatagtgctgcaacagcaacctcacgacgccggaagaatcgtgagcagctccctgctgcccagccacggttatatatacgcgaagggggtctaagcggcaaggactgggcgacaataacagaatacattcgactccttgagccatttgccgaagctacacggctacttgaaggtcgcggccgacacggccgacacggcgctatatgggaagttctagtaacgtttgagtggcttcttgaccagcttgaggctctcaaagaccgccttaaggatgtaaattacgaagatctagatgcgcctgaagatcatcttattacaaacgttaaccttgcgcattgtaagcttgctgagtactacgcaaaattcgataacgcgcctgtctactacactgctacaatactacacccgcactacaaacaccacctctcagcgctctggaaggtgcctgacacccatgtcactgcccgtgacggtgtccactatcgcgacggctggcttgacaataaccaccgggcattcctgcgtatgtggcaggggcggaaggactctgcagccacttcagctcacactgtaacgccgccgcgtaagaagccccggctagggatttcaacgtcgcgatcagcttttctacagtcgtcaattgagcaaagcacacggcagttagaggcaagccttgctgaggatgagtatgagatatggaagcggcaaccagcgttagctgaggaggattggctgtctcttaatccgcttctatactgggagtcagttgctgggcagttccctatactctcaaagttcgctattgacgtcctaacaataccagcagcagcggcagactgtgagcggactttcagcgagcttggcgacatgttaggcacccggagactccatatgaagccagagcttatttcagctttgcagagcttgaagagctggaagaggcttggtatacagccaacaactacctcagcttctgggctagcgcgcacactatcagaggaagaaatctcaaaagtacaggagcatttatctcagttcgacgtcaggtaa